One stretch of Abyssisolibacter fermentans DNA includes these proteins:
- a CDS encoding phage tail assembly chaperone, with translation MSLKAFFAENVERPEPIKRIISNRFKDEQGNPIAWEFTPVGEKRSKQLRKEATKEVKIKKNVYKDQTDYEQYLLKLAVETITYPDLHDKALQDSYGVMGAESLLQEMLISGEYTQLIQIINEVNKFDSEPELVNEAKN, from the coding sequence ATGAGTTTAAAAGCTTTTTTTGCAGAGAATGTTGAAAGACCAGAGCCAATTAAAAGAATAATATCTAATAGATTTAAAGACGAACAAGGAAATCCTATAGCATGGGAGTTCACTCCAGTTGGAGAAAAAAGAAGCAAACAGTTAAGAAAAGAAGCAACAAAAGAAGTAAAAATAAAGAAAAATGTATATAAGGATCAAACAGACTATGAACAGTACTTGTTAAAACTCGCAGTAGAGACAATAACATATCCAGATTTACATGATAAAGCTCTGCAAGACAGCTATGGAGTAATGGGTGCTGAAAGTTTATTACAAGAAATGCTAATATCAGGTGAGTACACACAGCTTATTCAAATAATAAATGAAGTAAATAAATTTGATAGTGAACCTGAACTTGTTAATGAAGCAAAAAACTAA
- a CDS encoding phage tail sheath family protein, whose translation MSKTWESQNKVRPGVYINTFAANHSIVANPDRGVVALPLELNWGKEKEIVEIHAADVNNVFGELGYHITDNELILVREALKRAETLLLYRVNTGIKATSIIGTNLTATALYSGTRGNDISIEVQADVDHEGTFIVKTFVDGLMVDIQTVSKVEDLQANSFVEISGTGNLEVVAGTKLSGGSNTAVIANDYSDFLIEVEKRAKEINTIGYTGTDASIKELYRVFIERLRDEEQLKLQAILENYETADCEGIISVKNGVILADNTELAAKECVAYVAGATAGANVNESLTYAAYDGAIDVDVILTGREIEEELKKGNIVFVRDGNKVKIEQDINTLTTYTTEKTAVFRKNRVIRVLDGFNKDVKRIYNDFFVGKVNNDESGRNALRNEIVKLGKYYESIGAIHNFVSEDVKVTKGLDSDAAIVTTAIQPTDSVEKIYVNVEVL comes from the coding sequence TTGAGTAAAACATGGGAATCTCAAAATAAAGTAAGACCGGGGGTATATATTAATACTTTTGCAGCAAATCACAGTATAGTGGCTAATCCTGATAGAGGAGTCGTAGCACTACCATTAGAATTGAACTGGGGTAAAGAAAAAGAAATAGTTGAAATACATGCGGCAGATGTAAATAATGTATTTGGTGAACTAGGATATCATATCACAGATAATGAGTTGATTTTAGTTAGAGAAGCTTTAAAAAGAGCTGAAACATTACTATTATACAGAGTTAATACTGGAATCAAAGCTACTTCAATAATTGGAACAAATTTAACAGCTACAGCATTATACAGTGGAACAAGAGGCAATGACATATCAATAGAAGTTCAAGCAGATGTAGACCATGAAGGTACTTTTATAGTTAAAACATTTGTAGACGGACTAATGGTAGATATTCAAACAGTAAGTAAAGTGGAAGATTTACAAGCTAATAGTTTTGTAGAAATTAGTGGAACAGGAAACTTAGAAGTTGTAGCAGGAACTAAACTATCAGGTGGTAGTAATACAGCTGTTATAGCAAATGATTATTCAGACTTTTTAATAGAAGTAGAAAAAAGAGCAAAAGAAATAAATACAATAGGTTATACTGGCACAGATGCAAGTATTAAAGAACTATATAGAGTATTCATTGAAAGATTAAGAGATGAAGAACAGTTAAAATTACAAGCAATACTTGAAAATTATGAAACAGCTGATTGTGAAGGAATCATATCAGTTAAAAATGGAGTAATATTAGCAGATAATACAGAGCTTGCTGCAAAAGAATGTGTTGCATACGTAGCAGGAGCTACAGCAGGGGCTAATGTAAATGAATCTCTTACTTATGCAGCGTATGACGGAGCAATAGATGTAGATGTAATTTTGACAGGCAGAGAAATAGAAGAAGAGCTTAAAAAAGGTAATATAGTATTTGTTAGAGACGGAAACAAAGTTAAGATAGAACAAGATATTAATACTCTAACAACATACACAACTGAAAAAACAGCAGTATTCAGAAAAAATAGAGTAATAAGAGTATTAGACGGCTTTAATAAAGATGTAAAAAGAATCTATAATGATTTCTTTGTAGGTAAAGTAAACAATGATGAAAGTGGTAGAAATGCATTAAGAAATGAAATAGTTAAACTAGGTAAATACTACGAGTCTATAGGAGCTATACACAATTTTGTATCAGAAGATGTAAAAGTTACAAAAGGGTTAGATAGTGATGCAGCTATAGTAACTACAGCAATTCAACCAACAGATTCAGTTGAAAAAATCTACGTAAATGTGGAGGTGTTATAA
- a CDS encoding phage tail tube protein, giving the protein MSQFLRAQDQLSGKEGQAFVTIDGKRHFLFTAKKIEAKIEKEKSERKSLGRRGSQHKTIGWKGTGTLSITYATDLFREMILKYINEGIDTYFDLQVINDDPQSAVGQHETILIDCNIDSSIVALIDDSAEVLEEEVPFTFEDIDIPRKFKKPNYVD; this is encoded by the coding sequence ATGAGTCAATTTTTAAGAGCGCAAGATCAATTAAGTGGTAAAGAAGGACAAGCATTTGTAACTATAGATGGGAAAAGACATTTCTTGTTTACAGCTAAAAAGATAGAAGCAAAAATAGAAAAAGAAAAATCAGAAAGAAAATCATTAGGAAGACGTGGCTCGCAACACAAAACTATAGGTTGGAAAGGTACAGGAACATTAAGCATTACTTATGCAACAGATTTATTTAGAGAGATGATACTTAAATATATAAATGAAGGTATCGACACATACTTTGATTTACAAGTAATAAATGATGACCCTCAAAGTGCAGTAGGTCAGCATGAGACTATACTAATAGACTGTAATATTGACAGCAGTATAGTTGCATTAATTGATGATAGTGCAGAGGTATTAGAGGAAGAAGTACCATTTACATTTGAAGATATAGATATTCCAAGAAAATTTAAAAAACCAAATTATGTAGATTAG